A portion of the Schistocerca americana isolate TAMUIC-IGC-003095 unplaced genomic scaffold, iqSchAmer2.1 HiC_scaffold_18, whole genome shotgun sequence genome contains these proteins:
- the LOC124572281 gene encoding nascent polypeptide-associated complex subunit alpha, muscle-specific form-like produces the protein MWAYGLLLRRGKPTPPAGETDAPGGGNRRPRRGKPTPPAGETDAPGGGNRRPRRGKPTPPAGETDAPGGGNRRPRRGKPTPPAGETDAPGGGNRRPRRGKPTPPAGETDAPGGGNRRPRRGKPTPPAGETDAPGGGNRRPRRGKPTPPAGETDAPGGGNRQSLPYTATVTEKDKGAHKKQGNIGVWRLV, from the exons atgtgggcatacggactgctactgaggcgggggaaaccgacgcccccggcgggggaaaccgacgcccccggcgggggaaaccgacgcccccggcgggggaaaccgacgcccccggcgggggaaaccgacgcccccggcgggggaaaccgacgcccccggcgggggaaaccgacgcccccggcgggggaaaccgacgcccccggcgggggaaaccgacgcccccggcgggggaaaccgacgcccccggcgggggaaaccgacgcccccggcgggggaaaccgacgcccccggcgggggaaaccgacgcccccggcgggggaaaccgacgcccccggcgggggaaaccgacgcccccggcgggggaaaccgacgcccccggcgggggaaaccgacgcccccggcgggggaaaccgacgcccccggcgggggaaaccgacgcccccggcgggggaaaccgacgcccccggcgggggaaaccgacaatcg ctgccatatacagccactgtcacagagaaggacaaaggtgcccacaaaaagcaaggcaacattggtgtttggaggctggtgtaa